The following is a genomic window from Thioclava electrotropha.
AGCCCGGCGACAGATCAGAAGGGGCGGTCCTGCGGGGCCGCCCTTTCTCATTGGATCAGTACAGCCGCGCGCGCAGGCACTGGATCAGGACGCGCGCGCCGGGGCCGATCAGCGCGTCGGGGAAATCGTAATCGGGGTTGTGCAGGGCCGGGCGGTTGCCCGCGCCCAGAAGCGCCATCGCGGCGGGACCGTGATCGGCGAAACGCCCGAAATCCTCGGAGGCGCGCATCGGCAGATCGGTCTCGGTGGTCTCGATCCCCTCGGCCTGCAGCGCCGCGCGCAGAATTTCGGTCGCTTCGGGAGTATTTTCGCAATGGCGAAAGACGTCGTGATAGGTGATCTCGCGCTCCAGCCCGAGCGCATCGGCAGCCTCATGCACCATCGCCTCGGCTTTCTCCACGAGCCCCGCCATCCCCGTATCGCGCTGGGTGCGCAGGGTCGCCCACAGCTCCGCCGCGCCGGGCGCGACACCGAAGGCGGGTTCGCCGAGCCGCGCATGGGTGATCGTCACGCGCGCGAAATCGGGATCGCTCTGGTGCAGATCGTTGCCGAGCGCCGTCAGGTCGGTCAGCAGCCGGGCCAGCGCCGAGGCGGGGGAACGACCGCTTTCAGGCAGCGAGGCATGGGCGGTCCACCCCGTGAGCGTGATTTTCATACCGCGCGAGGCGCAATTCATCACCCCGTCCTGCAGCGCCGCCGCCCCGAAGGGCACGCCGGGCATATTGTGCAGCGCGAAGGAGAGATCGGGCGCGATCTCGGCAAAGCGCGGATCGGCGATCACGGCCGCAGCCCCCGCGCCCGTCTCTTCGGCGG
Proteins encoded in this region:
- a CDS encoding amidohydrolase produces the protein MPLPPDSLTNSDIAELTAWRHRLHQDPELSGEERDTAARVVAMLLPTAPDRTLTELGGHGIAAIYEGAEPGPTILLRCELDALPIHETGTPPYRSNFPGKGHLCGHDGHMAILAGVARWLSRNRPIRGRAILLFQPAEETGAGAAAVIADPRFAEIAPDLSFALHNMPGVPFGAAALQDGVMNCASRGMKITLTGWTAHASLPESGRSPASALARLLTDLTALGNDLHQSDPDFARVTITHARLGEPAFGVAPGAAELWATLRTQRDTGMAGLVEKAEAMVHEAADALGLEREITYHDVFRHCENTPEATEILRAALQAEGIETTETDLPMRASEDFGRFADHGPAAMALLGAGNRPALHNPDYDFPDALIGPGARVLIQCLRARLY